One region of Catenuloplanes indicus genomic DNA includes:
- the glpK gene encoding glycerol kinase GlpK: MRTSERYVVAIDQGTTSTRCIVFDRRGRLHAVAQQEHHQHYPRPGWVEHDAMEIWQHVRRTAASALASAGITLDQVAALGITNQRETTVLWDRHTGRPVARAIVWQDTRTDELVNALAATPGAESVPKRSGLPLATYFSAPRIRWLLDHTPGLRERAVNGDVLFGTMETWLIWNLTGGAVFCTDVTNASRTLLMDLRSLSWDDELLSFFGIPRRMLPEIRPSAGVLGTATEVFAGVPIAAALGDQQAALFGQTCFTPGEAKCTYGTGSFLLLHTGLEPVASTHGLLSTVAYQIDGAPPAYALEGSIAVTGSLVQWFRDQLGLITTAPEIETLARTVRDNGGCYIVPAFSGLYAPHWRSSARGVIVGLTSYITKGHLARAVLEATGWQTREVVDAMNADSGLALSTLKVDGGMTADNLLMQFVADVLDVPVVRPMVAETVSLGAAYAAGLAVGYWPDLAALRDLWHRAGQWLPDMDPALRTTEYANWQRAVAHTFDWIQPPT, from the coding sequence ATGAGAACGTCCGAGCGCTATGTGGTCGCGATCGACCAGGGCACCACCTCCACCCGCTGCATCGTCTTCGACCGCCGCGGCCGGCTGCACGCGGTCGCCCAGCAGGAACACCACCAGCACTACCCGCGCCCCGGCTGGGTCGAGCACGACGCGATGGAGATCTGGCAGCACGTGCGGCGGACGGCCGCGTCCGCGCTCGCCTCCGCCGGGATCACGCTGGACCAGGTCGCCGCGCTCGGCATCACGAACCAGCGCGAGACCACGGTGCTCTGGGACCGGCACACCGGCCGCCCGGTCGCGCGCGCGATCGTCTGGCAGGACACCCGTACGGACGAGCTGGTCAACGCGCTCGCCGCGACGCCGGGCGCGGAGAGCGTGCCGAAACGCAGCGGGCTGCCGCTGGCCACCTACTTCTCCGCGCCGCGGATCCGCTGGCTGCTCGACCACACGCCGGGCCTGCGGGAGCGCGCGGTCAACGGCGACGTGCTGTTCGGCACCATGGAGACCTGGCTGATCTGGAACCTGACCGGCGGCGCCGTCTTCTGCACGGACGTGACGAACGCGTCCCGTACCCTCCTGATGGATCTTCGCTCGTTGTCCTGGGACGACGAGCTGCTGTCCTTCTTCGGCATCCCGCGCCGCATGCTGCCGGAGATCCGGCCGTCGGCCGGAGTGCTCGGCACCGCCACCGAGGTGTTCGCCGGGGTGCCGATCGCGGCCGCGCTCGGCGACCAGCAGGCCGCGCTGTTCGGCCAGACCTGCTTCACGCCCGGCGAGGCGAAGTGCACCTACGGCACCGGCAGCTTCCTGCTGCTGCACACCGGCCTGGAACCGGTCGCGTCCACGCACGGGTTGCTCAGCACGGTCGCCTACCAGATCGACGGTGCGCCACCCGCGTACGCGCTGGAGGGCTCGATCGCGGTCACCGGCTCGCTGGTGCAGTGGTTCCGCGACCAGCTCGGCCTGATCACCACCGCGCCGGAGATCGAGACGCTGGCCCGGACCGTGCGCGACAACGGCGGCTGCTACATCGTGCCCGCGTTCTCCGGCCTCTACGCGCCGCACTGGCGCAGCTCCGCGCGCGGCGTCATCGTGGGCCTGACCAGCTACATCACCAAGGGCCACCTGGCCCGCGCGGTGCTGGAGGCGACCGGCTGGCAGACCCGTGAGGTGGTCGACGCGATGAACGCCGACTCCGGCCTGGCGCTCAGCACGCTCAAGGTCGACGGCGGCATGACCGCCGACAACCTGCTGATGCAGTTCGTCGCGGACGTGCTGGACGTGCCGGTGGTCCGCCCGATGGTCGCGGAGACCGTCTCGCTCGGCGCCGCCTACGCCGCCGGCCTCGCGGTCGGTTACTGGCCCGACCTCGCCGCGCTCCGCGACCTGTGGCACCGCGCCGGCCAGTGGCTCCCCGACATGGACCCGGCGCTGCGCACCACCGAGT
- a CDS encoding IclR family transcriptional regulator, whose product MPGPVQSIERAAAMLRLLAHSHGRLGIVEIARSLDLAKSTTHGIIRTLQRVGFVEQDETGKYRLGAALLHLGTSYLDVNELRSRSINWADPLAARSGEAVRIGTVLDGRVLVVHHVFRPDDSLQTLDVGSLLPLHATALGKVLLAYDSTAFASLRTLEPFTRRTLTDRRDLARELVTVRDSGFAAEAGELAPGEASLAAPIRAHGGLVVGAIGISGAVDRLCSASLRPDARLIGYVRDAARAVSRDLGSR is encoded by the coding sequence ATGCCAGGTCCGGTGCAGTCGATCGAGCGGGCGGCCGCGATGCTGCGCCTGCTCGCGCACAGCCACGGCCGCCTCGGCATCGTGGAGATCGCCCGGTCGCTGGACCTGGCCAAGAGCACCACCCACGGGATCATCCGCACGCTCCAGCGGGTCGGCTTCGTCGAGCAGGACGAGACCGGGAAATACCGGCTCGGCGCCGCGCTGCTGCACCTCGGCACGTCCTACCTGGACGTCAACGAGCTGCGCTCCCGCTCGATCAACTGGGCGGACCCGCTGGCCGCGCGCAGCGGCGAGGCGGTCCGGATCGGCACCGTCCTGGACGGGCGGGTGCTGGTCGTGCACCACGTGTTCCGCCCGGACGACTCGCTCCAGACGCTCGATGTGGGGTCGTTGCTGCCGCTGCATGCCACTGCGCTGGGAAAGGTGCTGCTGGCGTACGACTCGACGGCTTTTGCTTCTTTGCGCACCCTGGAGCCGTTCACCCGGCGTACGCTCACCGACCGCCGCGACCTCGCCCGCGAGCTGGTCACGGTGCGCGACTCCGGGTTCGCCGCCGAGGCCGGTGAGCTCGCGCCCGGCGAGGCCTCGCTGGCCGCGCCGATCCGGGCGCACGGCGGTCTGGTCGTCGGCGCGATCGGCATCTCCGGCGCCGTCGACCGGCTGTGCTCCGCGTCGCTGCGGCCCGACGCCCGGCTCATCGGCTACGTACGGGACGCGGCCCGTGCCGTGTCCCGGGACCTGGGGTCGCGATGA